A window of the Butyricimonas faecalis genome harbors these coding sequences:
- a CDS encoding TonB-dependent receptor — translation MKKKRDYALSNHWNPWRKMLIFKNILVIFILSLSGNVQGQQRTKVTIDLKNVTLNEIITELKKQTDYDFFYNSELAKSKGQISVKAENKEVKQLLDEILPKLGLEYAIQQNLISIREKKTIELIKIEGKVTDEKGIPIPGATVIIHGTTQGSATDAEGRFTIPVKPDDILQVSFIGYKTEVVPIKGKTKINVTLNPTAENLEEVAVVAFGTQKKESVVSAITTVRPMDLKSSNSDLTSSFTGKIAGMIGWQTGGLPAALTEEEMNTKFYIRGITSFQTGANIDPLILLDGVESSKLDLARIAPEDIETFSVMKDASATAMYGARGANGVILVTTKKGEEGSVYASARYETVFSMPTKEIDVVDPINYMKMYNQALLARNPLATPKYSVERINRTASGKYPSWVYPANDWYKIMFKNYNVNHHVGVNIRGGSKVIQYYASVNYNRDMGMLKTDKLNDFNCNITNNQTSFRANLNIDLKAGIKLVINSSTTIDKYHGPLESVTQAYQLAFNASPVDFAPLYPGDDTYNWPHLRFGATESETQINPYMLLHRGYLERTRYSTTNRAEYIHNLSSLIKGLEARASVSVSQAGYYTTGFKTEPTKYSLLNYDFETGKHTLQDLSSTSYRALTIDKDAQASTTDTRVVYEARLLHTAAWQEHQTSLTAVFQASEYTYTPIQKVLDGMPQRNLTFSMRGSYGFKDRYFIEGSFGYNGSERFAKNNQMGFFPAGGFAWVVTSEPFMASTSKWLEFLKFRASYGQVGNDGIVSSPRFVYLPTIVGQMGYKDPESGTGSGQLVARKILSYANEKIKWEIAEQVNFGIEAKLFKGILEFTLDGYQEIRHNIISYRTNVPANTGIEYSQLDNIGKSRSRGIDFSGKIQHAFTPDFWIILNGTFTYNKVIYKTIEEANDKPKWQRKVGKEISQQIGYIAEGVFQDQAEIDNSPLQSGDVMPGDIRYRDINGDGMIDVNDATFIGYPETPRIIYGFQGFINYKNFEFSFAFQGSGNRSFFMNPEKLSPFVDDHAMLTAIYKDHWSEDNMTKKPFWPRLSTYNLTKHNPEENWYAPQASETRKSTYFMRECRFLRCTSLELAYNMPRKLTERWKLQNVKFFVRTNNPFLISNFKLWDVELGENGFNYPIQKTYTIGLNFSF, via the coding sequence ATGAAAAAAAAGCGAGATTATGCATTATCAAACCATTGGAATCCATGGCGAAAGATGTTAATTTTTAAAAACATTCTCGTAATCTTTATTCTTTCCTTGTCAGGAAATGTACAAGGCCAACAACGAACAAAGGTTACCATTGACTTAAAAAATGTCACCCTAAATGAAATCATTACTGAATTGAAAAAACAAACAGATTATGATTTTTTCTACAACAGCGAATTAGCAAAATCCAAAGGGCAAATTTCAGTAAAAGCCGAAAACAAAGAGGTTAAACAACTTTTGGATGAAATCCTCCCAAAATTAGGATTAGAATATGCCATCCAGCAAAATTTAATATCAATCCGAGAAAAAAAGACTATCGAGTTGATAAAAATCGAAGGTAAAGTAACCGATGAAAAAGGAATTCCAATTCCCGGGGCAACTGTAATTATCCATGGAACAACACAGGGTTCTGCAACAGATGCAGAAGGGAGATTTACGATTCCCGTCAAACCAGACGATATATTGCAAGTCTCTTTTATTGGCTATAAAACCGAAGTTGTTCCTATTAAAGGTAAAACAAAGATAAATGTCACGTTAAATCCTACAGCAGAAAACCTCGAAGAAGTTGCTGTTGTTGCTTTTGGAACTCAAAAAAAAGAAAGCGTTGTTTCAGCAATCACCACAGTGCGACCCATGGACTTAAAATCATCGAACAGCGACTTAACTTCAAGTTTCACCGGTAAAATTGCAGGTATGATCGGTTGGCAAACGGGAGGTCTCCCCGCCGCTCTTACAGAAGAAGAGATGAATACAAAATTTTATATTCGCGGTATCACTTCATTCCAAACTGGAGCAAACATTGATCCGTTAATCCTATTGGATGGAGTAGAGTCTTCGAAGCTGGATTTAGCCCGTATTGCACCAGAAGATATTGAAACTTTCAGTGTCATGAAAGATGCATCTGCAACCGCAATGTATGGGGCCCGAGGAGCAAATGGAGTCATTTTAGTTACCACTAAAAAGGGGGAGGAAGGGAGTGTTTACGCCTCTGCCCGCTATGAAACAGTTTTCTCCATGCCAACGAAAGAAATTGACGTTGTAGACCCTATCAACTACATGAAAATGTACAATCAAGCCTTACTTGCCCGCAATCCTTTAGCAACGCCCAAATATAGCGTAGAAAGAATCAACCGTACAGCCTCTGGGAAATATCCATCTTGGGTATATCCGGCTAACGATTGGTACAAAATCATGTTCAAGAATTATAACGTAAATCATCACGTGGGAGTAAATATTCGGGGTGGTTCAAAAGTAATTCAATATTACGCTTCCGTAAACTACAACAGAGATATGGGTATGTTAAAAACGGACAAATTAAATGACTTTAATTGCAACATTACAAATAATCAAACTTCATTCCGGGCAAATTTAAACATTGATTTGAAAGCTGGAATTAAACTAGTAATTAATTCGTCAACAACGATAGACAAATATCATGGTCCGCTAGAAAGTGTAACACAGGCTTATCAACTGGCATTTAATGCTTCTCCTGTCGATTTCGCACCTCTCTACCCCGGAGATGATACTTATAACTGGCCTCATCTCCGTTTTGGTGCAACAGAATCAGAAACTCAAATTAATCCTTATATGTTATTACATCGAGGATATTTGGAAAGAACTCGATATTCAACAACTAATAGGGCGGAATATATTCACAATCTTTCTAGCCTAATAAAAGGGTTAGAAGCGAGAGCAAGCGTATCCGTATCACAAGCAGGATATTACACTACCGGATTTAAAACAGAACCAACAAAATATTCTTTATTGAATTATGACTTTGAAACGGGGAAACACACGTTACAAGATTTATCATCAACATCTTACAGAGCCTTAACTATTGACAAAGATGCACAAGCATCAACAACGGACACAAGAGTTGTCTATGAAGCCCGCTTGTTACACACGGCAGCATGGCAAGAACATCAAACCTCATTAACAGCCGTCTTTCAAGCATCGGAGTATACTTATACTCCCATTCAAAAAGTTTTAGACGGGATGCCTCAACGTAATTTAACATTTTCCATGCGTGGGAGTTACGGTTTCAAAGACCGCTATTTTATTGAGGGAAGCTTTGGATACAACGGTTCCGAACGCTTTGCCAAAAATAACCAGATGGGGTTCTTTCCCGCAGGAGGATTTGCTTGGGTTGTAACAAGCGAACCGTTTATGGCCTCCACCTCCAAATGGTTGGAATTTCTTAAATTCAGAGCTTCATACGGACAAGTCGGTAATGATGGTATTGTATCTTCTCCCCGCTTTGTTTACTTGCCAACAATAGTGGGACAGATGGGTTATAAAGATCCCGAATCAGGAACAGGTAGTGGGCAATTAGTAGCAAGAAAAATTCTTTCTTACGCAAATGAAAAAATAAAATGGGAAATCGCTGAACAAGTGAATTTTGGAATTGAAGCAAAATTATTCAAAGGAATTTTAGAATTTACTTTGGATGGGTACCAAGAAATCCGACATAACATTATCAGCTATCGAACCAACGTTCCGGCAAACACTGGTATAGAATACTCCCAACTAGACAATATCGGGAAATCCCGCTCTCGCGGCATCGACTTTTCCGGGAAAATACAACACGCTTTTACCCCCGATTTTTGGATTATATTAAATGGCACATTTACCTATAACAAAGTTATCTACAAAACCATTGAAGAAGCAAATGATAAACCGAAATGGCAAAGAAAAGTCGGGAAAGAAATTTCACAACAAATCGGATATATTGCCGAGGGGGTATTCCAAGACCAAGCAGAAATAGACAATTCTCCCTTACAGAGCGGTGACGTAATGCCTGGAGATATACGTTATAGAGATATCAATGGAGACGGCATGATTGATGTAAATGACGCTACTTTTATAGGTTATCCCGAGACCCCAAGAATAATATACGGATTCCAAGGATTTATTAACTATAAAAACTTCGAATTTAGTTTTGCATTTCAAGGATCTGGCAATCGTTCATTTTTCATGAACCCAGAAAAATTATCTCCATTCGTTGATGATCATGCCATGTTGACTGCCATTTATAAAGATCACTGGTCAGAGGATAATATGACCAAAAAACCATTTTGGCCTCGTCTGTCAACTTACAATCTAACAAAACACAACCCAGAAGAAAACTGGTATGCCCCCCAAGCTAGTGAAACTCGCAAAAGTACCTATTTCATGAGAGAATGTAGATTTTTACGTTGTACTTCTTTAGAATTAGCCTATAATATGCCTCGTAAACTGACTGAACGCTGGAAACTACAAAATGTAAAGTTTTTTGTTCGTACCAACAACCCTTTCTTAATATCCAATTTCAAGTTATGGGATGTTGAATTAGGAGAAAACGGATTCAATTATCCGATCCAAAAAACTTATACAATAGGATTGAATTTTAGTTTCTAA
- a CDS encoding DUF4998 domain-containing protein translates to MKLNKYLWSFFILFIIGGCENLEETYSNYTGDGTIRYLGKCKDLSVSPGWQRLIVKWTNHVDPVIDKIKVSWTLDGVTRDSLLEKGTTECNIHNLKNGTYKVSVQSVDKDGNCSLPVLDYKRPYTLEHENVISFTRLFDKYFWIKDHLVLFFGEWQKNIETASLNYYSGGKLKEQKLDSVFITNNKYYLIPDKIDTGTKVVINRSGRLAGCSDLIIFTPYELTRENKTYTLDFKQLLKEKYGQSEITETFTNSITELEIDYDMDSFEDIMNLPNLKTLILGKNRYLNPEELSQYEDASQVSNLASSIFALNRVYEILDTKIQCYNKHYIPEGELSYIEYLANPKIPDNLNYLNSANWSYSCSNDEYGEGIKALFDENSTEGWQPTRHRTALTYEITVDMQAPQTINGVQVTQQVITSNYKKCIAQKIQIKTSIDLKNWQDATYVIENRLGNTSGETTIINFPTPQSARYLKFTVSDLAYNSFYYTVSLGKIKIFKK, encoded by the coding sequence ATGAAATTAAACAAATATTTATGGTCTTTTTTCATCCTTTTCATCATTGGAGGATGTGAAAATCTAGAAGAAACATATAGCAATTATACAGGAGACGGAACCATTCGTTATTTAGGGAAATGCAAAGACTTGTCCGTTAGTCCGGGATGGCAGAGATTAATAGTAAAATGGACAAATCATGTTGATCCGGTAATTGATAAAATTAAAGTCAGTTGGACGTTAGATGGGGTCACACGTGATTCGCTATTGGAAAAAGGTACAACTGAATGTAATATTCACAACCTGAAAAATGGAACTTATAAAGTGTCCGTACAAAGTGTGGATAAAGATGGAAATTGTTCCTTACCTGTTTTAGATTATAAACGTCCCTACACTTTAGAGCACGAAAATGTAATTTCTTTTACACGATTATTTGACAAATATTTTTGGATAAAAGATCATTTAGTATTGTTTTTTGGCGAATGGCAAAAAAACATTGAAACAGCTAGTCTAAACTATTATTCCGGAGGAAAATTGAAAGAACAAAAATTAGATAGTGTATTTATTACCAATAATAAATACTATTTAATTCCTGACAAGATCGATACAGGAACAAAAGTAGTTATCAATCGAAGTGGACGGTTAGCAGGGTGTTCAGACTTGATCATATTCACCCCCTACGAATTAACACGTGAAAATAAAACCTATACGCTAGATTTCAAACAACTACTCAAAGAAAAATACGGTCAATCAGAAATAACGGAAACATTTACAAATTCTATTACGGAATTAGAAATTGATTACGATATGGACTCTTTCGAGGATATCATGAATTTACCCAATTTAAAAACACTAATTCTTGGTAAAAACCGGTATTTAAACCCAGAAGAATTAAGCCAATACGAAGATGCAAGTCAAGTTTCCAACCTTGCAAGTAGTATTTTCGCCTTAAATCGGGTTTATGAAATATTGGACACAAAAATACAATGCTATAATAAACATTATATCCCAGAGGGAGAATTATCTTACATTGAGTATTTAGCAAACCCTAAAATACCTGACAATCTAAATTATCTCAATAGTGCAAATTGGAGCTACTCTTGCTCAAACGATGAGTACGGAGAAGGAATTAAGGCGTTATTTGACGAAAATTCAACAGAAGGATGGCAACCTACAAGACATAGAACGGCATTAACGTATGAAATAACCGTAGACATGCAAGCTCCTCAAACAATAAATGGAGTACAGGTTACACAACAAGTCATTACTTCAAATTATAAAAAATGTATTGCACAAAAGATACAAATAAAAACATCTATAGACCTAAAAAACTGGCAAGATGCAACCTATGTGATAGAAAATAGGCTTGGAAATACTAGCGGGGAAACCACTATCATAAATTTTCCAACACCACAATCTGCTCGCTATTTAAAATTTACTGTCAGTGATTTAGCATATAATTCCTTTTACTATACCGTATCTTTAGGTAAAATTAAAATCTTTAAAAAGTAA
- a CDS encoding FecR family protein — protein MNEDIDEILANILAKEPLTDEEKQHLQAWSNISSKNEKTKKFIQALTRQKKVLNKHQKKEIVFTRIKKEIYQKKKKRIIYWSSFAASIILLIGIFLVFQQAIFYKEEFSPTPMYASNLSFQPSAELILPDGEKRFLSREKATVVIADSNRAMRTDKQTLFVESNNLIPREPQYYTINIPLGAEYNIILPDGTKIYLNAGSSLKYPDQFIGEKREVSLIGEGYFEVASDSLHPFVVHVADMSIQVLGTSFNINAYPEEEWVKTTLVEGSVKALCGNHNFIMKPNTQVAYNKETQKVEYFPVNIQQYTSWKDGYYDFEDMPLRVLMQIFSRWYNIKLEFAKPELKELKFSGRLKRYDDLHSLFKMLEYTRDIKFIIEKDRIIIQSK, from the coding sequence ATGAATGAAGATATCGATGAAATATTAGCTAATATCCTAGCCAAAGAGCCGCTTACTGATGAAGAAAAGCAACATCTTCAAGCTTGGAGTAACATTTCTTCAAAAAATGAAAAAACAAAAAAATTTATTCAAGCATTAACGCGACAAAAAAAAGTTTTGAATAAACATCAAAAGAAAGAAATCGTATTCACTAGGATAAAGAAAGAAATTTATCAAAAAAAGAAAAAACGCATTATCTACTGGTCTTCCTTTGCAGCCAGCATTATTTTACTGATTGGAATATTTCTTGTCTTTCAACAGGCAATATTCTATAAAGAAGAATTTTCTCCCACCCCAATGTATGCATCCAATTTGTCTTTCCAACCATCCGCAGAATTAATTTTACCTGACGGGGAAAAACGTTTTCTAAGTCGAGAAAAAGCTACTGTTGTAATAGCTGATAGCAACAGGGCAATGCGTACAGACAAGCAAACCCTATTCGTGGAATCCAACAATCTTATTCCCCGGGAACCTCAATATTACACCATAAATATTCCTCTTGGAGCTGAATACAATATTATCCTTCCAGACGGAACAAAAATATACCTAAATGCAGGAAGCTCATTGAAATACCCAGATCAATTTATTGGAGAGAAACGAGAAGTATCGCTAATCGGGGAAGGTTATTTCGAAGTAGCCTCCGACTCTCTTCATCCATTTGTCGTACATGTTGCAGACATGAGTATACAAGTGCTCGGAACAAGTTTTAATATAAATGCTTACCCCGAAGAGGAATGGGTAAAAACAACTCTAGTTGAAGGTTCCGTAAAGGCCCTATGCGGAAATCATAATTTCATCATGAAGCCTAATACTCAGGTAGCTTATAACAAGGAAACTCAAAAAGTTGAATATTTTCCGGTAAACATTCAACAATACACTTCATGGAAAGATGGATACTATGATTTTGAAGATATGCCACTAAGAGTTCTCATGCAAATTTTTTCCCGCTGGTATAATATCAAATTAGAATTTGCCAAACCTGAATTAAAAGAGCTCAAATTTAGCGGTCGATTAAAAAGGTACGATGACCTTCATTCTTTATTTAAAATGCTAGAATATACCCGTGATATAAAATTTATTATTGAAAAAGACAGAATTATAATACAAAGCAAATAA
- a CDS encoding UDP-2,3-diacylglucosamine diphosphatase, with protein sequence MPKKQQHYKTIVLSDIHLGSKWSKTKEVTRFLKQHSCDTLILCGDIVDGWSLMRGKNSKWRRCHTNFIKVLLDISHDTKIIYVRGNHDDFLDRVIPLTFSNISVVKDYIYTSGDKRYYVLHGDVFDKVTSSMSWLAKVGDVGYSFLLWANKIYNRRRLKKGLPYYSIAREIKLKVKASVSYISDFEKHIVDIAGKKECQGVICGHIHYPEKKMIGNVLYLNSGDWMESLSALTEDYDGNWNVYIEEKVLSTRQMEKETIFHTELAV encoded by the coding sequence ATGCCTAAGAAACAGCAACATTACAAAACAATTGTTCTTTCGGATATTCACCTCGGTTCTAAATGGTCGAAGACGAAAGAAGTTACTCGCTTTTTGAAGCAACACTCTTGCGATACCCTTATCTTGTGTGGTGATATTGTCGACGGGTGGTCGCTTATGCGGGGGAAGAACAGTAAATGGCGTCGTTGCCATACGAATTTTATTAAAGTACTACTTGATATTTCTCACGACACGAAGATTATTTACGTGCGGGGAAATCATGATGATTTTCTAGATCGGGTGATCCCTTTGACTTTCTCGAATATTTCCGTGGTGAAGGATTACATTTATACGAGTGGAGATAAACGTTACTACGTGCTGCATGGGGACGTGTTTGATAAAGTGACGTCTTCCATGAGCTGGTTGGCGAAAGTCGGGGATGTGGGATACTCTTTCTTGTTGTGGGCGAACAAGATTTACAATCGTCGTCGGTTGAAAAAAGGCTTACCCTATTATTCGATTGCCCGGGAAATCAAGTTGAAAGTGAAAGCTTCGGTTTCATATATCAGTGATTTTGAAAAACATATCGTGGATATTGCCGGAAAAAAGGAATGCCAGGGGGTAATCTGCGGGCATATCCATTATCCGGAGAAAAAGATGATCGGGAACGTGCTTTACTTGAATTCGGGGGATTGGATGGAATCCCTTTCTGCCTTGACCGAAGATTACGATGGAAATTGGAACGTGTATATTGAAGAAAAAGTTTTGTCAACTCGACAGATGGAAAAGGAAACGATATTCCACACGGAATTAGCAGTATGA
- a CDS encoding DUF4959 domain-containing protein, with protein sequence MKKLIYILLVFWGFCSCQDDNSSFGISMPIENLSFRPIPGGAIMYYKLPADQDILYIRVRYKDSFGKDIICSGSYACDSLTLLGFNEAQTGISARVSLCNKDDIESEPIEVTFDTKDSGPVTFLDNLEISPDWGSISLKYNIPEDIKGMAHIFYVGENPANKKTDTLLIKSFVLTKGTDSLNIIPQQARLAYDIVVRTEDFRGYMVKEKVWEKISPLEIEKQSIEEDFDFLDPANLSIEDPDYNLGKAFLFDGDLKGEACYNWNKFDNFSTYLAGPQCLGKPLFIIDLREQKLPAEFRLYAMLFVRSSFPYGPMAGYPDEKYGEIWTSCYATKLPSSVTVFGSNNMNDDSSWEIVTHFEQNREIDNKLRWCERCNDGGSYSEYFIKSFNALQLAEPCYMKLSCSPHGKKYRYFKFVVNEVFASPTGHESASYGSNYEKHVTIQELEIFTAKEN encoded by the coding sequence ATGAAAAAACTTATATATATACTACTCGTATTTTGGGGATTCTGTAGTTGTCAAGACGATAACTCTTCTTTTGGAATTTCCATGCCTATTGAAAATTTATCTTTCCGTCCAATTCCAGGCGGGGCTATCATGTACTATAAATTACCAGCAGATCAAGATATTCTTTACATCCGAGTACGTTATAAAGACTCCTTTGGAAAAGACATCATCTGTTCTGGTAGTTATGCATGTGATTCTTTAACCTTATTAGGTTTCAACGAAGCCCAAACAGGAATTTCAGCTCGCGTGAGTTTATGCAACAAAGACGATATCGAATCGGAACCAATAGAAGTAACTTTTGATACGAAAGACTCCGGACCAGTAACCTTTTTGGATAACTTAGAAATATCTCCTGATTGGGGAAGCATCTCTTTAAAATACAACATCCCAGAAGACATAAAAGGTATGGCCCATATATTTTATGTTGGAGAAAACCCTGCAAACAAAAAAACGGATACATTATTGATTAAGAGTTTCGTGTTAACTAAAGGTACAGACTCTTTAAACATTATCCCCCAACAAGCTCGCCTCGCTTATGATATTGTTGTCCGGACAGAAGATTTCCGGGGATACATGGTAAAAGAAAAAGTATGGGAAAAGATTTCTCCATTAGAAATAGAAAAACAGTCTATCGAAGAAGATTTCGATTTCCTCGACCCAGCAAATCTCTCCATCGAAGATCCCGATTACAACTTAGGGAAAGCATTTCTTTTTGATGGAGACTTGAAAGGAGAAGCCTGCTATAATTGGAATAAATTTGATAATTTCAGTACCTATTTAGCCGGTCCGCAATGCTTGGGTAAACCTCTGTTCATTATTGATTTAAGAGAACAAAAACTTCCTGCAGAATTCAGGCTCTACGCTATGCTATTTGTAAGAAGTTCCTTTCCTTATGGACCAATGGCTGGTTACCCGGACGAGAAATATGGAGAAATATGGACCTCTTGCTATGCTACAAAATTACCTAGTAGTGTGACCGTATTTGGTTCTAATAATATGAATGATGACTCTTCCTGGGAAATAGTGACACACTTCGAACAAAATCGAGAAATTGACAATAAATTACGCTGGTGTGAACGCTGTAATGACGGAGGAAGTTATAGCGAATATTTTATTAAAAGTTTTAACGCCTTACAACTAGCAGAACCATGTTACATGAAATTAAGTTGTTCTCCTCATGGGAAGAAATACCGCTATTTCAAATTTGTTGTAAATGAAGTATTTGCTTCTCCTACAGGTCATGAAAGTGCATCATATGGTTCAAACTACGAAAAACATGTAACCATACAAGAATTAGAAATTTTCACCGCAAAAGAAAATTAA
- a CDS encoding RagB/SusD family nutrient uptake outer membrane protein, translated as MKHVYILIITLISLFSGCDYLDVVPDNDIETIETIFEKRDQAENWFKFCHTFLMPYTASIISNPAYTGADEVVAGDFIRQQFNYNWAGFYIGDGLQMSADPYGNIWRKDAAYNAIRYCNTFLEKINGVYNMENQEKILWSAEIKALKAHYYFELLRRYGPIILVPKNIATNAGIEEMKQPRSPFETCVEEIVSLLDEAMKDLPPMKQKSVSRWAYHSLESAAALKAITLFYAASPLFNGNPAYANFTSKKGENFFNPTYDKEKWKRAAEAIDSALTICLDNGKKLIESEDQKLQNIMSAIEESGLAKNFESEEAIFMIQYENRSLASWTKWTRPYFRSGTPDYNADLIGCISPSIKMVEMYYTKHGLPINEDREWDYSSRYQIDKETDPYYKNVVLLDADSILRLHLNREPRFYAHIAADRCYFQRGIYVDPENDLVRAYQGERFGTLYTSISSSQAQNLTGYYMKKGSRSSQSNVDYKNTFSNEEACVLIRLAELYLMKAEAWNEYLDAPDKQHVYDPLNVVRKRAGIPDVEEAWQNYSTNPGKVKTKEGMREIIRQEWNVEFAFEGKRFWNLRRWLTATEELNTTLCGWLITGKTQRQFYNNFEGPVPVWSKRQFIAPRDYLFPIRSEEILISGCEQNPGW; from the coding sequence ATGAAACATGTTTATATATTAATAATCACCTTGATTTCGCTCTTTTCCGGATGTGATTATTTGGATGTTGTGCCAGACAATGATATTGAAACCATTGAAACCATTTTTGAAAAACGGGATCAAGCAGAGAACTGGTTTAAATTTTGCCATACATTTTTAATGCCCTATACGGCTTCTATCATTTCAAATCCAGCTTATACCGGGGCTGACGAAGTTGTTGCAGGAGATTTTATCCGACAACAATTTAACTACAATTGGGCTGGTTTTTACATTGGAGATGGTTTGCAAATGTCAGCCGATCCTTATGGTAACATTTGGCGGAAAGATGCAGCTTACAATGCAATCCGTTATTGTAATACCTTTTTGGAGAAAATAAACGGAGTATACAACATGGAAAACCAAGAAAAAATATTATGGTCCGCTGAAATAAAAGCTCTTAAAGCCCATTACTATTTTGAGTTACTCAGGCGGTATGGTCCTATTATCCTAGTTCCGAAAAATATTGCCACGAATGCCGGAATTGAAGAGATGAAACAACCCCGCAGCCCATTTGAAACCTGCGTTGAAGAAATTGTTTCTTTGTTAGACGAAGCGATGAAAGATTTACCCCCTATGAAACAAAAATCAGTAAGCCGATGGGCATACCATAGTCTTGAATCTGCTGCAGCTTTAAAAGCGATAACATTGTTTTACGCCGCTTCTCCCCTGTTCAATGGAAATCCTGCATACGCCAACTTTACCAGCAAAAAAGGAGAGAATTTCTTTAACCCAACCTATGATAAAGAAAAATGGAAACGGGCAGCAGAAGCTATTGACTCAGCCCTAACAATTTGTTTAGACAATGGTAAAAAATTAATCGAAAGCGAAGATCAAAAACTACAAAATATCATGTCTGCCATTGAAGAATCGGGATTAGCAAAAAATTTTGAAAGCGAAGAAGCTATTTTCATGATTCAATACGAAAACCGTAGCCTAGCATCATGGACAAAATGGACTCGCCCTTATTTCAGAAGCGGCACTCCGGATTACAATGCAGATCTCATTGGTTGTATCTCTCCTAGTATCAAAATGGTAGAAATGTATTACACCAAACATGGTTTACCTATTAATGAAGACAGAGAGTGGGATTATTCTTCCCGATATCAAATTGATAAAGAAACTGATCCATATTACAAAAATGTTGTTTTACTGGATGCAGACAGTATTTTACGATTACATCTTAACAGAGAACCTCGTTTCTATGCACATATTGCAGCAGACCGTTGTTACTTCCAACGAGGAATATACGTTGACCCAGAAAATGATCTCGTAAGAGCTTATCAAGGAGAGCGATTCGGTACATTGTACACAAGCATTTCCAGTTCGCAAGCACAAAATCTAACCGGATATTACATGAAGAAAGGCTCTCGTTCTTCCCAAAGTAACGTGGACTACAAAAACACATTTTCTAATGAGGAAGCCTGTGTTTTGATTCGGTTAGCCGAACTTTATTTGATGAAAGCAGAAGCATGGAACGAATACTTGGATGCTCCAGATAAGCAACACGTATACGATCCGTTAAACGTTGTACGTAAAAGGGCTGGGATTCCTGATGTAGAAGAAGCGTGGCAAAATTATTCCACGAACCCAGGTAAAGTAAAAACCAAAGAAGGTATGCGTGAAATCATTCGTCAGGAATGGAATGTTGAATTTGCATTTGAAGGCAAACGTTTTTGGAATTTACGCCGGTGGTTAACCGCCACAGAAGAATTAAACACAACACTTTGCGGCTGGCTCATCACAGGAAAAACACAACGACAATTTTATAATAACTTTGAAGGACCTGTACCCGTGTGGTCCAAACGACAATTCATTGCTCCGCGGGATTACCTTTTCCCAATACGAAGCGAAGAGATTCTAATTTCAGGTTGTGAACAAAATCCAGGTTGGTAA